One window of the Octopus sinensis linkage group LG3, ASM634580v1, whole genome shotgun sequence genome contains the following:
- the LOC115209565 gene encoding caspase-2-like isoform X3, giving the protein MNEKDKETLIRKRVELVDNIVMEELLTHLIAKKVVTKRQAESINAVNGNSKKVEVFLDFLICRGPDAFQLFCEALIASDQDFIVSHYLKADNKSKDLSFDNIPSPKDNEPNNELLFKDSDNSNIRIKYSSASPLKKCNSTPTKSSPKSPDVRYLLKHVISEPAPSPYSLNNNQGITRSDRIDNSMSPAIEEPCPKKRKLFNEQDIDILKIKPATQEFYFKNRSQSYKMDGIPRGLALVININKIAGMAPREGSSIDYRRMSCLLKQLQFNVVSYDDEKLTAENILIKVREFKDLPDHKNADATVVCLFSHGTNGFIYGTDGEKVSLDDVFSLFDVDECPDLREKPKIFIMQSCRGDNVDLRRVPTLKVSASDFADNAPLQKTEPTMSDSLFCYPTQEGYRAWRNYEEGSWFIQALVDIFARHACEKDICAMLNMVNSMVSQRTSSNPSTGLNGAKQMSEFKSTLRKAYLYFYPGIGRKQN; this is encoded by the exons aTGAATGAAAAAGACAAGGAGACGCTTATAAGGAAAAGAGTGGAGTTGGTTGACAATATAGTAATGGAAGAACTTTTAACACATTTGATAGCCAAAAAGGTTGTAACAAAAAGACAAGCTGAATCTATT aatGCTGTCAATGGTAACTCCAAGAAAGTAGAAGTCTTTTTGGACTTTCTTATATGTCGAGGCCCTGATGCATTTCAGCTTTTCTGTGAGGCCCTAATAGCAAGTGACCAGGACTTTATTGTTTCACATTATTTAAAGGCGGACAATAAAAGTAAGGACTTGTCATTTGATAACATTCCTAGTCCAAAAGATAATGAACCAAACAATGAGCTTTTATTCAAAGACAGTGATAATTCTAATATTAGAATAAAGTACAGCTCAGCTTCTCCACTCAAGAAATGCAATAGCACTCCAACCAAGAGTTCTCCTAAATCACCCGATGTCAGATATCTTCTGAAACATGTTATATCTGAACCTGCACCCTCGCCGTATTCTTTGAATAATAATCAGGGAATTACTAGAAGTGACCGCATAG ATAACAGCATGTCTCCAGCTATTGAAGAACCAT GTCCAAAGAAAAGAAAGCTATTCAATGAACAGGACATTGATATCCTTAAAATCAAGCCTGCTAcccaagaattttattttaaaaaccgtTCTCAA TCTTACAAAATGGATGGTATACCCCGTGGCCTGGCTCTTGTaataaacatcaacaaaattGCTGGAATGGCTCCCCGAGAAGGCAGTAGCATTGATTATAGAAGAATGTCTTGCTTACTCAAGCAATTACAGTTTAATGTAGTTTCTTATGATGATGAAAAACTAACAGCCGAG aatATCTTAATTAAAGTTCGAGAATTTAAGGATTTGCCCGACCACAAAAATGCAGATGCTACAGTGGTTTGTTTATTTAGTCATGGAACTAATGGCTTCATATATGGGACTGATGGTGAAAAAGTATCCTTGGATGATGTTTTCTCACTGTTTGATGTTGATGAATGTCCAGATTTGAGGGAGAAGCCCAAAATCTTCATAATGCAGTCCTGCCGTGGAg ATAATGTTGATTTGAGAAGGGTACCAACTCTGAAAGTCTCTGCTTCAGATTTTGCTGACAATGCGCCTCTACAAAAGACGGAACCAACAATGTCTGATTCATTATTTTGCTATCCAACACAAGAag GATATCGAGCGTGGCGTAACTATGAGGAAGGTAGCTGGTTCATTCAAGCTCTTGTCGATATTTTTGCTAGACATGCTTGTGAGAAGGATATTTGTGCCATGCTAAATAtg GTGAACAGTATGGTTTCTCAAAGAACATCCTCGAATCCTTCAACTGGTTTAAATGGTGCCAAGCAAATGTCTGAATTCAAAAGCACTCTTAGAAAagcgtatttatatttttaccctGGTATTGGTCGTAAACAAAATTAG
- the LOC115209565 gene encoding caspase-2-like isoform X2, whose product MMNEKDKETLIRKRVELVDNIVMEELLTHLIAKKVVTKRQAESINAVNGNSKKVEVFLDFLICRGPDAFQLFCEALIASDQDFIVSHYLKADNKSKDLSFDNIPSPKDNEPNNELLFKDSDNSNIRIKYSSASPLKKCNSTPTKSSPKSPDVRYLLKHVISEPAPSPYSLNNNQGITRSDRIDNSMSPAIEEPCPKKRKLFNEQDIDILKIKPATQEFYFKNRSQSYKMDGIPRGLALVININKIAGMAPREGSSIDYRRMSCLLKQLQFNVVSYDDEKLTAENILIKVREFKDLPDHKNADATVVCLFSHGTNGFIYGTDGEKVSLDDVFSLFDVDECPDLREKPKIFIMQSCRGDNVDLRRVPTLKVSASDFADNAPLQKTEPTMSDSLFCYPTQEGYRAWRNYEEGSWFIQALVDIFARHACEKDICAMLNMVNSMVSQRTSSNPSTGLNGAKQMSEFKSTLRKAYLYFYPGIGRKQN is encoded by the exons aTGAATGAAAAAGACAAGGAGACGCTTATAAGGAAAAGAGTGGAGTTGGTTGACAATATAGTAATGGAAGAACTTTTAACACATTTGATAGCCAAAAAGGTTGTAACAAAAAGACAAGCTGAATCTATT aatGCTGTCAATGGTAACTCCAAGAAAGTAGAAGTCTTTTTGGACTTTCTTATATGTCGAGGCCCTGATGCATTTCAGCTTTTCTGTGAGGCCCTAATAGCAAGTGACCAGGACTTTATTGTTTCACATTATTTAAAGGCGGACAATAAAAGTAAGGACTTGTCATTTGATAACATTCCTAGTCCAAAAGATAATGAACCAAACAATGAGCTTTTATTCAAAGACAGTGATAATTCTAATATTAGAATAAAGTACAGCTCAGCTTCTCCACTCAAGAAATGCAATAGCACTCCAACCAAGAGTTCTCCTAAATCACCCGATGTCAGATATCTTCTGAAACATGTTATATCTGAACCTGCACCCTCGCCGTATTCTTTGAATAATAATCAGGGAATTACTAGAAGTGACCGCATAG ATAACAGCATGTCTCCAGCTATTGAAGAACCAT GTCCAAAGAAAAGAAAGCTATTCAATGAACAGGACATTGATATCCTTAAAATCAAGCCTGCTAcccaagaattttattttaaaaaccgtTCTCAA TCTTACAAAATGGATGGTATACCCCGTGGCCTGGCTCTTGTaataaacatcaacaaaattGCTGGAATGGCTCCCCGAGAAGGCAGTAGCATTGATTATAGAAGAATGTCTTGCTTACTCAAGCAATTACAGTTTAATGTAGTTTCTTATGATGATGAAAAACTAACAGCCGAG aatATCTTAATTAAAGTTCGAGAATTTAAGGATTTGCCCGACCACAAAAATGCAGATGCTACAGTGGTTTGTTTATTTAGTCATGGAACTAATGGCTTCATATATGGGACTGATGGTGAAAAAGTATCCTTGGATGATGTTTTCTCACTGTTTGATGTTGATGAATGTCCAGATTTGAGGGAGAAGCCCAAAATCTTCATAATGCAGTCCTGCCGTGGAg ATAATGTTGATTTGAGAAGGGTACCAACTCTGAAAGTCTCTGCTTCAGATTTTGCTGACAATGCGCCTCTACAAAAGACGGAACCAACAATGTCTGATTCATTATTTTGCTATCCAACACAAGAag GATATCGAGCGTGGCGTAACTATGAGGAAGGTAGCTGGTTCATTCAAGCTCTTGTCGATATTTTTGCTAGACATGCTTGTGAGAAGGATATTTGTGCCATGCTAAATAtg GTGAACAGTATGGTTTCTCAAAGAACATCCTCGAATCCTTCAACTGGTTTAAATGGTGCCAAGCAAATGTCTGAATTCAAAAGCACTCTTAGAAAagcgtatttatatttttaccctGGTATTGGTCGTAAACAAAATTAG
- the LOC115209565 gene encoding caspase-2-like isoform X1 translates to MNMNEKDKETLIRKRVELVDNIVMEELLTHLIAKKVVTKRQAESINAVNGNSKKVEVFLDFLICRGPDAFQLFCEALIASDQDFIVSHYLKADNKSKDLSFDNIPSPKDNEPNNELLFKDSDNSNIRIKYSSASPLKKCNSTPTKSSPKSPDVRYLLKHVISEPAPSPYSLNNNQGITRSDRIDNSMSPAIEEPCPKKRKLFNEQDIDILKIKPATQEFYFKNRSQSYKMDGIPRGLALVININKIAGMAPREGSSIDYRRMSCLLKQLQFNVVSYDDEKLTAENILIKVREFKDLPDHKNADATVVCLFSHGTNGFIYGTDGEKVSLDDVFSLFDVDECPDLREKPKIFIMQSCRGDNVDLRRVPTLKVSASDFADNAPLQKTEPTMSDSLFCYPTQEGYRAWRNYEEGSWFIQALVDIFARHACEKDICAMLNMVNSMVSQRTSSNPSTGLNGAKQMSEFKSTLRKAYLYFYPGIGRKQN, encoded by the exons aTGAATGAAAAAGACAAGGAGACGCTTATAAGGAAAAGAGTGGAGTTGGTTGACAATATAGTAATGGAAGAACTTTTAACACATTTGATAGCCAAAAAGGTTGTAACAAAAAGACAAGCTGAATCTATT aatGCTGTCAATGGTAACTCCAAGAAAGTAGAAGTCTTTTTGGACTTTCTTATATGTCGAGGCCCTGATGCATTTCAGCTTTTCTGTGAGGCCCTAATAGCAAGTGACCAGGACTTTATTGTTTCACATTATTTAAAGGCGGACAATAAAAGTAAGGACTTGTCATTTGATAACATTCCTAGTCCAAAAGATAATGAACCAAACAATGAGCTTTTATTCAAAGACAGTGATAATTCTAATATTAGAATAAAGTACAGCTCAGCTTCTCCACTCAAGAAATGCAATAGCACTCCAACCAAGAGTTCTCCTAAATCACCCGATGTCAGATATCTTCTGAAACATGTTATATCTGAACCTGCACCCTCGCCGTATTCTTTGAATAATAATCAGGGAATTACTAGAAGTGACCGCATAG ATAACAGCATGTCTCCAGCTATTGAAGAACCAT GTCCAAAGAAAAGAAAGCTATTCAATGAACAGGACATTGATATCCTTAAAATCAAGCCTGCTAcccaagaattttattttaaaaaccgtTCTCAA TCTTACAAAATGGATGGTATACCCCGTGGCCTGGCTCTTGTaataaacatcaacaaaattGCTGGAATGGCTCCCCGAGAAGGCAGTAGCATTGATTATAGAAGAATGTCTTGCTTACTCAAGCAATTACAGTTTAATGTAGTTTCTTATGATGATGAAAAACTAACAGCCGAG aatATCTTAATTAAAGTTCGAGAATTTAAGGATTTGCCCGACCACAAAAATGCAGATGCTACAGTGGTTTGTTTATTTAGTCATGGAACTAATGGCTTCATATATGGGACTGATGGTGAAAAAGTATCCTTGGATGATGTTTTCTCACTGTTTGATGTTGATGAATGTCCAGATTTGAGGGAGAAGCCCAAAATCTTCATAATGCAGTCCTGCCGTGGAg ATAATGTTGATTTGAGAAGGGTACCAACTCTGAAAGTCTCTGCTTCAGATTTTGCTGACAATGCGCCTCTACAAAAGACGGAACCAACAATGTCTGATTCATTATTTTGCTATCCAACACAAGAag GATATCGAGCGTGGCGTAACTATGAGGAAGGTAGCTGGTTCATTCAAGCTCTTGTCGATATTTTTGCTAGACATGCTTGTGAGAAGGATATTTGTGCCATGCTAAATAtg GTGAACAGTATGGTTTCTCAAAGAACATCCTCGAATCCTTCAACTGGTTTAAATGGTGCCAAGCAAATGTCTGAATTCAAAAGCACTCTTAGAAAagcgtatttatatttttaccctGGTATTGGTCGTAAACAAAATTAG